In Pleurocapsa sp. PCC 7319, the following are encoded in one genomic region:
- a CDS encoding LptF/LptG family permease: MGKLLKKLHLKISLADRYIISQFIPPLIFAVAICTILGELVGITFEQIRFISRDGLPINIAAYIHLLKLPAFITLALPMAFLIATIITFSQLSARSEIIALQSFGVSLYRIIIPVLFVSLIVTGFMFVFHEFIVPPANYRAAMILEKEWGVDRTKLAKYNKREIIYQQFETNKLKPHLKLLFIANRFDGKQMQGVTLFKYQNKKLQEIIIAQAAQWNEKQQLWQLLWGRQDILNPDGTYAQTRNFEKLSLKLTKNILDFANHHRDRREMNIMELYRRLKLITNTNNVKKIRQLKISIQERYAHPFSCFVFTLLGSSLGISAGTTSKSNSLGIAAIAIFSYFFAQIFFTALAVVGVISIFCGVWLPNFLGLLFGFYFLAYRSAHRIL, encoded by the coding sequence ATGGGTAAATTATTGAAAAAACTACACCTAAAGATTTCTCTTGCAGATCGCTACATTATCAGCCAGTTCATTCCTCCTTTAATTTTTGCTGTTGCCATTTGTACTATTCTTGGCGAACTAGTTGGTATTACTTTTGAACAGATTAGATTTATAAGTAGAGATGGATTACCTATTAATATTGCTGCTTATATTCACTTGTTAAAACTACCCGCTTTTATAACTTTGGCTTTACCAATGGCATTTTTAATAGCAACCATTATTACTTTCAGTCAACTATCAGCGAGAAGTGAAATCATTGCTTTGCAAAGTTTTGGCGTTAGCTTATATCGAATAATTATTCCTGTTTTATTTGTAAGCTTAATAGTAACAGGATTTATGTTTGTTTTTCATGAATTCATTGTACCTCCTGCCAATTATCGAGCAGCAATGATATTAGAAAAAGAATGGGGAGTAGATCGAACTAAATTAGCGAAATATAACAAAAGAGAAATTATTTATCAACAATTTGAGACTAATAAACTTAAACCTCATTTGAAATTACTTTTTATTGCTAATCGCTTTGATGGAAAACAGATGCAAGGTGTTACTTTATTCAAGTACCAAAATAAAAAGTTGCAAGAAATAATTATTGCTCAAGCAGCACAATGGAACGAAAAACAACAACTATGGCAGCTATTATGGGGTCGTCAAGATATTCTTAATCCAGATGGTACTTATGCTCAAACTAGAAACTTTGAAAAGCTATCTCTTAAGTTAACCAAAAACATTTTAGATTTTGCCAATCATCATCGCGATCGTCGTGAGATGAATATCATGGAGCTTTACCGACGATTGAAATTAATTACAAATACCAATAACGTCAAAAAAATTCGCCAGCTTAAAATTAGCATCCAAGAAAGATACGCTCACCCCTTCTCCTGTTTTGTATTTACTTTGTTGGGTTCGTCTTTGGGTATAAGTGCAGGAACAACAAGCAAGTCCAATAGTTTGGGAATTGCCGCGATCGCTATTTTTAGTTACTTTTTTGCACAGATATTTTTTACAGCATTAGCTGTAGTTGGCGTAATATCAATATTCTGTGGTGTATGGTTGCCAAATTTTCTAGGATTACTCTTTGGATTCTATTTTTTAGCATATCGTAGTGCTCACAGAATATTATAA
- the aroC gene encoding chorismate synthase: MGNTFGHLFRITTFGESHGGGVGVVIDGCPPQLEISEAEIQVDLDRRRPGQSKITTPRKESDTCEIISGVFEGKTLGTPIAILVRNKDARSQDYNEMAVKYRPSHADATYDAKYGIRNWKGGGRSSARETIGRVAAGAIAKKILQQVTGVEIVGYVKRIKDIEAEVDPNTVTLEQVESNIVRCPNAKCAETMIERIDLARRDKDSLGGVVECVARNVPKGLGDPVFDKLEADLAKGVMSLPATKGFEIGSGFAGTTMTGSEHNDEFYIDENGETRTVSNRSGGVQGGISNGENIVIRVAFKPTATIGKEQKTVTKGGEETVLAAKGRHDPCVLPRAVPMVEAMVALVLCDRLLYNQAQCKTLSV, encoded by the coding sequence ATGGGGAACACATTCGGACATTTATTTCGTATTACTACTTTCGGAGAATCTCATGGTGGAGGTGTTGGCGTTGTTATTGACGGCTGTCCACCCCAACTAGAAATTAGCGAAGCGGAAATTCAGGTGGATTTAGATCGCAGAAGACCAGGGCAAAGCAAGATTACTACCCCCAGAAAAGAAAGCGATACTTGCGAAATAATTTCGGGAGTTTTTGAAGGTAAAACCTTGGGAACTCCGATCGCCATTTTAGTGCGGAATAAAGATGCCCGTTCTCAGGACTATAATGAGATGGCTGTCAAATACCGTCCTTCCCATGCTGATGCTACCTATGATGCTAAGTATGGAATCCGTAACTGGAAGGGAGGTGGACGTTCTTCAGCCAGAGAAACTATTGGTCGAGTTGCTGCCGGTGCGATCGCCAAAAAGATTCTCCAGCAAGTCACTGGAGTGGAAATTGTGGGCTATGTGAAACGGATTAAAGATATTGAAGCCGAAGTAGACCCCAACACTGTAACCTTGGAACAGGTAGAAAGTAATATTGTCCGTTGCCCCAATGCTAAATGTGCTGAAACTATGATTGAGCGCATCGATTTAGCCAGAAGAGATAAGGATTCTTTAGGTGGCGTAGTAGAATGTGTAGCCCGTAATGTGCCTAAAGGTTTAGGAGATCCAGTATTTGATAAATTAGAGGCCGATTTAGCCAAAGGCGTAATGTCTCTTCCTGCAACCAAAGGCTTTGAAATTGGTTCTGGTTTTGCTGGTACGACTATGACTGGTAGCGAACACAACGACGAATTTTATATCGATGAAAACGGCGAGACTCGCACGGTTTCTAATCGTTCGGGAGGAGTCCAGGGAGGGATTTCTAATGGAGAAAATATTGTGATTCGGGTGGCATTCAAACCCACTGCAACTATTGGTAAAGAACAGAAAACAGTAACCAAAGGTGGGGAAGAAACTGTTCTAGCTGCTAAAGGTAGACACGACCCCTGTGTCTTACCTAGAGCTGTGCCTATGGTCGAGGCAATGGTAGCTTTGGTATTATGTGATCGCCTTTTATATAATCAAGCTCAGTGTAAGACTTTATCTGTTTAA
- a CDS encoding IS66 family transposase, which yields MNQEPELNELEKLNQLSKKELVKLILSQQEIIEQLKIEIEKLKISRSLDSKISSKPPSSDLLKKPERKEKSSSQKPKKSPGGQLGHQGKTRKGFGRVDRCEVLKAEKCLSCGELLASAESIKIETNSAAVLVERPIEIVEYQRHHSLCQCCGEITSPQWSHQIVPGQDLGIKLQGLLGWLGNYGHLPYQKQQELLRELGQIEVGLGTLVASNQRISAAIKPSISELEEWINQNHPTLNIDETPWSVRGLKEWLWVFANPNFCLFRAGDTRSRKEIEDQLGAQYSGIIISDDFSVYNGYPVAAQQKCQAHLRRHCQRLMKTPGIDNGSMGLALTEIVDSAFRQHRLWRENNHRQQYLDSTTQLKTQINLALSKWSEKAGYEAGKLLRNLKLKADQWWYFLDHPEISPDNNLAERALRLAVTKRKISGGSRSMTRFQDTANLLSVIQTCRFQGRSVMDFFTQALLATIGVIDRPSLIPQFST from the coding sequence ATGAACCAGGAACCTGAGTTAAACGAACTAGAAAAACTCAACCAGTTGTCAAAAAAGGAACTGGTGAAGCTCATACTGAGTCAACAAGAAATCATCGAGCAGCTAAAAATAGAAATAGAGAAGCTAAAAATAAGCAGAAGCCTAGACAGTAAAATATCGTCAAAGCCTCCATCATCAGATTTACTCAAAAAACCAGAAAGAAAAGAAAAGTCATCGTCTCAAAAACCGAAAAAAAGTCCCGGGGGGCAATTAGGACATCAAGGGAAAACAAGAAAAGGATTTGGGCGAGTAGATCGCTGCGAAGTACTCAAAGCAGAAAAGTGCTTGAGTTGTGGAGAACTGTTAGCCTCAGCAGAATCAATCAAGATTGAAACCAACTCAGCAGCAGTATTAGTAGAAAGACCAATAGAAATAGTTGAGTATCAACGTCATCACTCTCTATGTCAGTGTTGTGGAGAAATAACATCGCCACAATGGTCTCATCAGATTGTACCAGGACAAGACTTGGGAATTAAGTTACAGGGATTACTAGGATGGCTAGGAAACTATGGGCATCTACCCTATCAAAAGCAGCAGGAACTATTGCGGGAGTTAGGTCAAATTGAAGTTGGATTAGGAACTTTAGTTGCCAGTAACCAAAGAATTTCAGCAGCTATTAAGCCCAGCATTAGTGAACTAGAAGAATGGATTAATCAGAATCATCCAACCTTAAATATTGATGAAACACCTTGGTCAGTAAGAGGATTAAAAGAATGGTTGTGGGTGTTTGCTAATCCGAATTTTTGCTTATTTCGAGCGGGGGATACTCGTTCGAGAAAAGAAATAGAAGACCAACTAGGCGCGCAGTATTCGGGAATCATTATCTCCGATGATTTCAGCGTGTACAATGGCTATCCGGTCGCAGCACAACAAAAATGTCAGGCTCACTTACGTCGTCACTGTCAAAGACTCATGAAAACACCAGGAATTGACAATGGATCAATGGGACTAGCTTTGACCGAAATTGTGGATTCTGCTTTTCGACAACATCGATTATGGCGTGAAAATAATCATCGGCAGCAATATCTCGATTCTACTACGCAATTAAAAACTCAAATCAATTTAGCTTTGAGTAAGTGGAGTGAGAAGGCAGGTTATGAAGCTGGTAAATTATTACGGAATTTGAAATTAAAAGCAGACCAATGGTGGTATTTCTTAGACCATCCAGAAATTTCGCCTGATAACAATCTCGCCGAACGTGCTTTAAGATTGGCAGTCACTAAACGAAAAATAAGTGGTGGTTCTCGCAGCATGACACGATTTCAAGATACAGCTAATTTATTGAGTGTGATTCAAACCTGCCGTTTTCAGGGTCGCTCTGTGATGGATTTTTTCACTCAAGCTTTATTGGCAACTATCGGTGTTATCGATCGCCCTTCTTTAATCCCTCAATTTAGTACCTGA
- the zds gene encoding 9,9'-di-cis-zeta-carotene desaturase, giving the protein MRVAIVGAGLAGMATAIDLVDAGAEVEIFESRPFVGGKVGSWVDKEGNHIEMGLHVFFGCYYNLFGLMKKVGAIENLRLKEHTHTFINEGGRIGELDFRFLTGAPFNGLKAFFATSQLSTVDKLANSLALGTSPIVRALVDSEGAMKTIRNLDSVSFADWFRSHGGNNGSLRKMWDPIAYALGFIDTENISARCMLTIFQFFATKTEASVLRMLEGSPSEYLHKPIVEYLEARGTKIHTRRRVRKILFDETADSTKVTGIVVANGETEETITADAYVCACDVPGIKKVIPSEWRKWSEFDNIYKLDAVPVATVQLRFDGWVTELNDAQQRQQLKQAMGIDNLLYTPDADFSCFADLALASPGDYYKSGEGSLLQLVLTPGDPFIKEKNEDIANHVLEQVRQLFPSSRELNMTWYSVVKLAESLYREAPGMDPYRPPQQTPILNFFLAGSYTQQDYIDSMEGATISGKQAAKVILANAEQLKSVMV; this is encoded by the coding sequence ATGCGCGTAGCAATTGTTGGTGCAGGATTGGCAGGCATGGCAACAGCTATTGATTTAGTTGATGCAGGTGCTGAGGTAGAAATATTTGAATCTCGTCCTTTTGTAGGAGGGAAAGTAGGTAGTTGGGTAGACAAAGAAGGAAATCATATCGAAATGGGTTTGCACGTCTTCTTTGGCTGTTACTACAATTTGTTTGGATTAATGAAAAAGGTGGGGGCGATTGAAAATTTGCGCCTTAAAGAACATACCCATACCTTTATCAATGAAGGTGGTAGGATAGGTGAACTAGATTTTCGCTTCCTCACAGGTGCGCCGTTTAATGGCTTAAAAGCTTTTTTTGCTACTTCACAACTTTCAACTGTAGATAAGCTGGCAAACTCTTTAGCACTGGGTACAAGTCCGATTGTCAGGGCTTTGGTTGATTCTGAGGGTGCCATGAAAACCATTCGCAACTTAGATTCTGTTAGCTTTGCTGATTGGTTTCGCAGTCATGGTGGAAATAATGGTAGCCTACGCAAGATGTGGGACCCGATCGCTTATGCCTTAGGTTTCATCGATACAGAAAACATCTCTGCTCGCTGTATGCTGACTATCTTTCAGTTTTTTGCTACTAAAACTGAGGCTTCTGTCTTGCGGATGTTAGAAGGTTCTCCCAGTGAATATTTACATAAACCTATTGTGGAATACTTAGAGGCGAGAGGAACTAAAATACATACTCGTCGGCGAGTTAGAAAAATTTTATTTGATGAGACTGCAGATAGTACCAAAGTAACAGGAATAGTTGTCGCTAACGGAGAAACTGAAGAAACCATTACTGCCGATGCCTATGTCTGTGCTTGCGATGTTCCAGGAATTAAAAAAGTTATTCCTTCAGAGTGGCGTAAATGGTCAGAATTCGACAATATTTATAAATTAGATGCTGTCCCCGTAGCCACAGTCCAGTTACGTTTCGATGGTTGGGTAACAGAATTAAATGATGCCCAGCAACGCCAGCAGTTAAAACAGGCGATGGGAATTGATAATCTTCTTTATACACCCGATGCTGATTTTTCTTGCTTTGCTGATTTAGCCTTAGCCAGCCCTGGAGACTACTATAAATCAGGAGAAGGCTCACTGCTTCAGTTGGTTTTAACTCCCGGCGATCCTTTTATCAAAGAAAAGAATGAAGATATTGCCAACCACGTCTTAGAACAAGTACGTCAGTTATTTCCTTCTTCTAGAGAACTAAACATGACTTGGTATAGCGTAGTCAAACTTGCCGAATCTCTTTACCGTGAAGCTCCAGGGATGGATCCTTATCGTCCACCCCAACAAACACCTATACTCAACTTTTTCTTGGCGGGTAGTTATACCCAACAGGATTATATTGATAGTATGGAAGGCGCAACTATATCTGGTAAGCAGGCAGCTAAAGTAATCTTAGCTAATGCTGAACAGCTAAAATCTGTCATGGTGTAG
- a CDS encoding SRPBCC family protein: MTDWLEHTVQIEVPVPIELAWSLWSDLEQMTIWMKWIESVKILEEDPELSRWKLASGGFNFTWLSRIVQVVPQQIIEWRSVDGLPNKGAIRFYDRRGSSIVKMTFAYAVPGIIGRIMDSLIGDIVESTVQADLERFKDYAVKVQAESGE, from the coding sequence ATGACAGATTGGCTAGAACATACTGTACAAATAGAAGTACCTGTACCCATTGAATTAGCTTGGAGTCTCTGGTCAGATCTCGAACAGATGACTATTTGGATGAAATGGATTGAGTCAGTCAAAATCTTGGAAGAAGATCCTGAATTATCCCGTTGGAAATTAGCTAGTGGGGGCTTTAACTTTACTTGGCTATCTCGTATTGTCCAGGTTGTCCCACAACAAATCATTGAATGGCGTTCAGTAGATGGACTACCTAATAAGGGAGCAATCCGCTTTTACGATCGCCGAGGCAGTAGTATTGTCAAAATGACTTTCGCCTATGCCGTACCAGGTATTATCGGCAGAATTATGGATAGTTTAATTGGAGACATTGTGGAATCTACTGTCCAAGCAGATTTAGAACGATTCAAAGATTATGCTGTCAAGGTGCAAGCTGAATCTGGGGAATAA